The genomic interval GATAGTTTTCATCAGAAATCCCCATAATAAGCTCCCTGAAGACAGTGTCGGTAACGTCTTCCATAGGTGCTAAGGTATAAAAAGGTCGCGGCAAATCAAGCCAGAAGTTATGTCGTTTCGATTCCATCATAGCTTACAAAAATACGAAATAAGCCTCAAATGACGCTAAATCATCTCGAAGCATTAAATCAATAGCTTGTGTTGTCCAATTTCACCTTTCCGCGAAATATCCAATAGATGCTGATTGTATAAGACAAAACAAATGGAATGCCTATCAATGCCATTGTGAACATTACTTCGAGCGTAGTTCGCGATGATGCCGCATTATAAATATTCAAGCTGTATTCGGGAGAAATAGTCGAACTTAGCAAGTTCGGGAATATTCCTATTGCAAAAAGTGCAAGCAGAGCCAAAATACTGAATGATGATGATAAAAAAGCTCTAAATTCTCTACCATGGAAAATTTCTCTCGGAATATTTGCAATCGCAAGCATATTAAATATCGCGATTAGAAAATATTCGGGATGCGATTTTAATATTGAAGCCATTTGCGGCACATAAATGAGAGTTGCCATAGTTGTCGTTACGTAGCAAATCACAAAAAATATGATTGCATTATTGACCCAACCACGAACTAACTTTTGCAAATCACCTTCCGTTTTCATTACCAAGAAAATTGCTCCATGCATCATAAAAAGGGCAACAGTCGTGATACCGACTAAAATTGCATATGGATTAAGCAGGTCAAAAAATGTCATGTAGGCTTCCTTGTCAGCGGCAACCGGAATTCCGATGATGACATTCCCTAATGCAATTCCGAATAAGAGCCCAATCATAATTGATGAAATGCTAAAAGCTATATCCCAAGCCTTTCGCCAAGTAGCGGATTCAACTTTACTCCGAAATTCAATCGCTACAGCTCGAAAGATGATAACCATCAGTATAAGCATTACAGCAAGGTAGAAGCCTGATGTAAAAGTTGCGTAAACGTGAGGGAAAGCGGCGAACAAAGCACCACCGCCTGTTACGAGCCAAACTTCGTTACCATCCCAAAATGGTCCAATGGAATTTAGTGCTATTCTGCGGTCTAAGTCATTTTTGATGAGCAAATGCAATGAACCTACTCCCAAATCAAAACCGTCAAGGATTGCGTATCCCGTGAGCAATACTCCAATCAGCACAAACCATGTTACATTCAAATCCAATCCTTCGTACATTATTGCACCTCCTTCATGGAAACCGAGTCATCTTGTGCTGAAATTAACCTGTAATCATCTGGTCCGTGATGGATTTTCTTATTCAATAAAAATATGAATAATACAAATAACAGTGAATAAATTAGACCAAACATAATAAGAGAAATAAGCACATCGTTGGCAGAAACAGTTTTTGAAAGTGCATCTTTGGTTTTGAGTAAACCATATACAATCCAAGGTTGGCGACCAATTTCAGCAGACATCCAGCCGATTTGATTGCCAATATGAGGCAGCAAAATGCTGAAAACGGCTAAAATCATAAACCACTTTTGTTTGAACAATACACCACGCCACCACAAAAAGAGTCCAAGTGTCGTAAATCCAATAAAAAACATCCCTATTGCAACCATCAAATGATATGTTTGGAAAATAATGTTCACAGGTGGTCTTTCATCTTTGGGAAATTCGTTTAATCCCGTGACAGG from Candidatus Kapaibacterium sp. carries:
- the cydB gene encoding cytochrome d ubiquinol oxidase subunit II — its product is MYEGLDLNVTWFVLIGVLLTGYAILDGFDLGVGSLHLLIKNDLDRRIALNSIGPFWDGNEVWLVTGGGALFAAFPHVYATFTSGFYLAVMLILMVIIFRAVAIEFRSKVESATWRKAWDIAFSISSIMIGLLFGIALGNVIIGIPVAADKEAYMTFFDLLNPYAILVGITTVALFMMHGAIFLVMKTEGDLQKLVRGWVNNAIIFFVICYVTTTMATLIYVPQMASILKSHPEYFLIAIFNMLAIANIPREIFHGREFRAFLSSSFSILALLALFAIGIFPNLLSSTISPEYSLNIYNAASSRTTLEVMFTMALIGIPFVLSYTISIYWIFRGKVKLDNTSY